The following are encoded together in the Macadamia integrifolia cultivar HAES 741 chromosome 10, SCU_Mint_v3, whole genome shotgun sequence genome:
- the LOC122091635 gene encoding shaggy-related protein kinase alpha-like — protein MASVSVAPASVLREASGNNVAVDRLPEEMNNMKIRDEKEMEATVVDGNGTETGHIIVTTIGGRNGQSKQTISYMAERVVGNGSFGIVFQAKCLETGETVAIKKVLQDKRYKNRELQTMRLLDHPNVVSLKHCFFSTTDKDELYLNLVLEYVPETVHRVIKHYNKMNQRMPLIYVKLYTYQICRALAYIHGSIGVCHRDIKPQNLLVNPHTHQLKLCDFGSAKVLVKAEPNISYICSRYYRAPELIFGATEYTTAIDIWSAGCVLAELLLGQPLFPGESGVDQLVEIIKVLGTPTREEIKCMNPNYTEFKFPQIKAHPWHKIFHKRMPPEAVDLVSRLLQYSPNLRCTALEALIHPFFDELRDPNTRLPNGRFLPPLLNFKPHELKGVPMEILLKLIPEHARKQCAFLGL, from the exons ATGGCTTCAGTGAGTGTAGCCCCTGCTTCTGTATTGAGAGAAGCTAGTGGCAATAATGTCGCTGTTGATAGATTGCCCGAGGAGATGAATAACATGAAAATTAGGGATGAGAAG GAGATGGAAGCAACTGTTGTTGATGGGAATGGGACAGAAACAGGGCATATCATTGTGACTACCATTGGTGGGAGAAATGGACAGTCAAAGCAG ACGATTAGCTACATGGCTGAGCGTGTTGTTGGGAATGGATCATTTGGAATTGTCTTCCAG GCCAAATGCTTAGAGACTGGTGAAACCGTGGCAATAAAAAAGGTTCTTCAAGACAAGCGGTACAAGAACCGTGAATTGCAAACAATGCGTCTTCTAGACCACCCAAACGTTGTGTCTCTAAAGCACTGTTTCTTTTCAACAACTGACAAGGATGAACTTTATCTTAATTTGGTACTTGAGTATGTTCCCGAGACCGTTCATCGGGTGATCAAACACTATAATAAGATGAACCAAAGAATGCCACTCATATATGTGAAACTTTATACCTATCAG ATTTGTAGGGCATTGGCTTACATTCATGGCAGTATTGGAGTTTGCCACAGGGACATAAAGCCTCAAAATCTTTTG GTGAACCCACATACACATCAGCTAAAACTGTGTGACTTTGGAAGTGCAAAAGTTTTG GTGAAAGCGGAGCCGAACATTTCATACATCTGCTCTAGGTATTACAGAGCCCCTGAGCTCATATTTGGAGCGACCGAGTATACTACAGCTATTGATATTTGGTCTGCGGGCTGTGTTTTGGCTGAGTTACTTCTCGGGCAG CCTCTCTTTCCTGGTGAGAGTGGAGTAGACCAGCTCGTTGAAATCATAAAG GTTCTGGGCACCCCAACTAGGGAAGAAATCAAGTGCATGAACCCAAACTACACTGAATTTAAATTCCCCCAGATTAAAGCTCACCCATGGCACAAG ATATTTCACAAACGCATGCCCCCTGAAGCTGTTGATCTTGTCTCAAGACTTCTGCAGTACTCTCCTAACCTACGATGCACAGCT CTGGAGGCCTTGATCCACCCCTTTTTCGATGAGCTACGAGACCCAAATACTCGTCTGCCAAATGGACGTTTCCTACCCCCACTGCTAAACTTCAAGCCTCACG AACTGAAGGGGGTGCCCATGGAGATTTTGTTGAAATTGATTCCGGAGCACGCAAGAAAGCAATGTGCATTTCTTGGGTTGTGA